The following coding sequences lie in one Rickettsiella endosymbiont of Rhagonycha lignosa genomic window:
- a CDS encoding Kdo hydroxylase family protein, translating into MDIFSICTAAAWDIEFKQHEQETAISDLESGKIIFCPQLSFNIDPSERMLFIPYLINKKTKNISFNLKKNHLKGIKADQKHQVCLKSMLARFSEQANCFMGSLFSQYTNSLTIGRTSYRPVQIRNRKTSARKDDRRLHVDAFAANPNQGHRIVRLFCNINPYGEHRVWRIGESFEEVAQRFLPKINKPIPGSAKCLHWLGITKSIRTHYDHIMLKIHDSMKLDMDYQKQVKYKEISFPPGTSWIVSTDQVSHAAISGQYLLEQTFYLPPKAMANPKSAPLHILEKLSGHCLI; encoded by the coding sequence ATGGATATCTTCTCTATCTGTACAGCTGCTGCTTGGGATATAGAATTTAAACAACATGAACAAGAAACTGCAATTTCTGATCTTGAGTCTGGAAAAATTATTTTTTGCCCGCAACTTTCATTTAATATAGATCCATCCGAGCGGATGTTATTTATTCCTTATTTAATAAACAAAAAAACCAAAAATATTAGTTTTAATTTAAAAAAAAATCATTTAAAAGGTATTAAAGCAGATCAAAAACACCAAGTGTGTTTAAAATCAATGTTAGCACGTTTTTCAGAACAAGCTAACTGCTTCATGGGCTCATTATTTTCACAATATACGAATTCACTTACCATAGGCCGCACAAGTTACCGTCCAGTACAAATAAGAAATCGTAAAACATCTGCACGAAAAGATGATCGTCGATTACATGTTGACGCCTTTGCTGCAAATCCTAATCAAGGACATCGGATTGTTCGTTTATTTTGTAATATCAATCCTTATGGTGAACATCGGGTTTGGCGTATAGGGGAAAGCTTTGAAGAAGTAGCTCAGCGCTTTTTACCCAAAATTAATAAACCTATCCCTGGTAGTGCTAAATGTTTACATTGGTTAGGGATCACTAAAAGCATTCGTACTCATTATGATCATATTATGCTAAAAATTCACGACAGTATGAAACTCGACATGGATTATCAAAAACAAGTAAAATATAAAGAAATCAGTTTTCCTCCGGGTACTAGTTGGATAGTTTCTACGGATCAAGTATCACATGCGGCTATTTCAGGGCAATATTTGCTTGAACAAACCTTTTATTTACCACCTAAAGCTATGGCGAATCCCAAATCAGCCCCGCTTCATATTTTGGAGAAATTATCAGGACACTGCTTAATTTAA
- a CDS encoding YifB family Mg chelatase-like AAA ATPase has protein sequence MSIAIVQTRANAGIEALPVTVETHISNGLPSLSIVGLPETTVKGTRDRVRSAIINAQFQFPARRITINLAPADLSKQGGRFDLPIALSILAASNQIPSSMLEQYEFTGELGLSGELRPVSGILPFSLAAQKANHIIVLPFENAQEASFNRKTYILPVKNILQICSHLHGRELIAHYHAEFPKLKHRELPDLSEVYGQAHAKRALEICAAGKHNLLMIGPPGIGKTMLASRLINLLPLLNDDDALELAAIHSIRGQSLELNTWRFPPFRRPHHTASSIALVGGGNPPQPGEISLAHHGVLFLDELPEFDRRVLEALREPLESGNITISRAAKQTEFPANFQLVAAMNPCPCGHFGSQINQCICMPQQIQRYRKKLSAPFLDRIDVCIELNPLPKTYLFQQSNEENSKTVRDRVKKAQTLQLKKFGKLNHHLSGKNLEILCALSNKNLKILQNSLEKFQLSTRAYHRILRIARTIADLAESEKIETSHLMEALSYRLIKNN, from the coding sequence ATGTCGATAGCTATTGTACAAACTCGTGCAAATGCTGGTATTGAAGCGCTTCCTGTTACTGTTGAAACTCATATATCAAATGGTTTACCTAGCTTATCTATTGTTGGGCTTCCTGAAACGACAGTAAAAGGAACTCGGGATCGGGTACGTAGCGCTATAATTAATGCACAATTTCAATTTCCTGCTCGGCGAATAACTATCAATCTCGCTCCGGCTGATCTATCCAAACAAGGCGGCAGATTTGATTTACCCATTGCCTTAAGTATTCTAGCTGCTTCTAATCAGATACCTAGCAGTATGCTTGAGCAGTATGAATTTACCGGAGAGTTAGGACTATCCGGCGAGCTTCGACCCGTATCCGGCATTTTACCTTTTTCTTTAGCAGCACAAAAAGCTAACCATATTATTGTATTGCCTTTCGAAAATGCTCAAGAAGCCAGCTTCAATAGAAAAACCTACATTTTACCCGTTAAAAATATTTTACAAATTTGTTCACATTTACATGGACGAGAACTCATAGCACATTATCATGCAGAATTTCCTAAGCTTAAACATCGTGAATTACCTGATCTATCTGAAGTGTATGGCCAGGCGCATGCAAAAAGAGCTTTAGAAATTTGCGCTGCAGGAAAACATAATTTATTAATGATCGGTCCTCCGGGTATTGGAAAAACGATGCTTGCTTCTCGTTTGATAAACTTGTTACCTTTACTCAATGATGATGACGCACTTGAGCTTGCTGCTATACATTCTATCCGAGGCCAATCCCTGGAATTAAACACTTGGAGATTTCCGCCCTTTCGTAGACCACATCACACTGCTTCAAGCATTGCACTAGTTGGAGGAGGTAATCCCCCTCAACCAGGAGAGATATCATTAGCCCATCATGGCGTTTTATTTTTGGATGAATTACCCGAATTTGATCGCCGAGTATTAGAAGCGTTGCGCGAACCTTTAGAATCAGGGAATATAACTATCTCACGCGCAGCTAAACAAACTGAATTTCCAGCTAATTTCCAGTTAGTTGCTGCTATGAACCCTTGTCCGTGTGGCCATTTTGGTAGTCAGATAAACCAATGTATATGTATGCCTCAACAAATTCAACGGTATCGCAAAAAATTATCTGCACCTTTTTTAGATCGTATAGATGTTTGCATTGAGCTAAATCCGTTACCAAAAACTTATCTTTTTCAACAAAGCAATGAGGAAAATAGTAAGACAGTTCGAGATCGAGTTAAGAAAGCTCAAACTTTACAACTGAAAAAATTTGGAAAACTTAATCATCATTTATCCGGTAAAAACTTAGAAATTTTATGCGCGTTATCAAATAAAAATCTAAAAATTTTACAAAATTCCTTAGAAAAATTTCAACTTTCAACACGAGCTTATCATCGAATTTTGCGTATAGCACGTACAATCGCAGATTTAGCAGAAAGTGAAAAAATCGAAACTTCACATTTAATGGAAGCTTTAAGTTATAGACTTATTAAAAATAATTAA
- the ubiK gene encoding ubiquinone biosynthesis accessory factor UbiK: MFDTKFIDDTVKRLTESLPPGLNKFRKDLEKNFRVVLQSMLAKLDLVTREEFDIQKKVLTKTRAKINILEKQIAHLENHLGKEKNKKNVKKKNL; this comes from the coding sequence ATGTTTGATACAAAATTTATTGATGATACCGTAAAACGACTTACCGAAAGTCTGCCACCTGGATTAAATAAATTTAGAAAAGATTTGGAAAAAAATTTTCGGGTTGTCTTGCAAAGTATGCTTGCAAAGCTTGATTTAGTAACAAGAGAAGAATTTGATATACAAAAAAAAGTTTTAACAAAAACACGAGCTAAAATAAATATTCTAGAAAAGCAAATCGCACATTTAGAAAATCATTTAGGTAAAGAAAAAAACAAAAAAAATGTAAAAAAGAAGAATTTATAG
- a CDS encoding AAA family ATPase: MPNSSLIKNLLSSCAYNHPTLQLGLIETHVSWVILTGKYAYKIKKPVDFGFLDFSTLKKRKYFCEEELRLGQLFAPEIYLAVVPITGTIEQPKVNGNTGPILEYAIKMCEFSQDNLLSNLLKQGKLNASLIGQLGQLIAEFHKKTPIASKNSRFGLPHEVHAPTQQNFEQIIPLLSNSNDIAQIEKLERWANEQFTMHQKLFEKRKEQGFIRDCHGDLHLANIILYHEKLVLFDRLEFNEDLRWTDVIADLAFLAMDLAEKKQPKLANQLINTYLQFTGDYEGLNLLAYYLSYRAVVRAKIALFRLNQKDLNDKEQLDIRNDYYNFINLAEFYTRPKKPNLIIMHGLAGSGKSTIAKKIAIECGAIQISSDIIRKQLFSIPLFENSNSTPYGGIYTPQSTEKTYNKLLNLAKISINAGLTVIIDATFLLHSQRLMFYNLAMFLKVPFYILDCRTNDLKIIQRIKKRNVRNNNKISEANSTILEHQKKLVEPLLNSEQQYTLIIDDKLCAFKNALDNICSQNN; the protein is encoded by the coding sequence ATGCCGAATTCTTCTTTAATTAAAAATCTTCTATCTAGCTGTGCCTATAACCATCCAACTCTGCAACTTGGACTTATTGAAACGCACGTTTCCTGGGTCATATTAACTGGAAAATATGCTTATAAAATAAAAAAACCTGTTGATTTTGGATTTTTGGATTTTTCAACTTTGAAAAAACGCAAATATTTCTGCGAAGAAGAATTGCGTTTAGGGCAATTATTTGCACCTGAAATTTATCTTGCTGTAGTGCCCATTACAGGAACCATTGAACAACCTAAAGTTAATGGTAACACAGGACCTATTTTAGAGTACGCCATCAAGATGTGCGAGTTTTCTCAAGATAATTTACTTAGCAACCTGCTTAAACAAGGAAAATTAAATGCATCGCTTATTGGCCAATTAGGGCAGTTAATCGCAGAATTCCACAAAAAAACACCGATTGCGTCTAAAAATTCTCGATTCGGCCTTCCTCATGAGGTTCATGCTCCTACTCAGCAAAATTTTGAACAAATAATTCCTTTACTTAGTAACTCTAACGATATAGCTCAAATAGAGAAATTAGAGAGATGGGCTAACGAACAATTTACTATGCATCAAAAACTATTCGAAAAACGTAAAGAACAAGGGTTTATTCGTGACTGTCATGGAGATTTACATTTAGCAAATATTATTCTCTATCATGAAAAACTTGTTCTTTTTGATCGATTAGAATTCAATGAAGACTTGCGATGGACCGATGTCATTGCTGATCTTGCTTTTTTAGCGATGGATCTAGCGGAGAAAAAGCAACCCAAGCTAGCTAATCAATTAATTAACACTTATCTACAGTTTACTGGGGATTACGAAGGACTTAATTTATTAGCTTATTATCTTTCTTATCGCGCAGTAGTTCGCGCTAAAATAGCTTTATTTCGCTTAAATCAGAAAGATTTAAATGATAAAGAACAATTAGATATTCGTAATGATTATTACAACTTCATTAATTTAGCAGAATTTTATACTCGCCCTAAAAAACCAAATTTAATCATTATGCATGGGCTTGCTGGATCGGGAAAATCAACTATAGCAAAAAAAATTGCCATTGAATGTGGCGCCATTCAAATAAGCTCCGATATCATACGTAAACAATTATTTAGCATACCTTTATTTGAAAATTCCAACTCCACACCTTACGGCGGAATTTATACTCCTCAATCAACAGAGAAAACTTATAATAAACTTCTGAATTTAGCAAAAATTTCTATTAATGCAGGGCTCACTGTAATAATTGACGCTACATTTCTTCTTCATAGTCAACGATTAATGTTCTATAATTTAGCTATGTTTTTAAAAGTACCATTCTACATACTTGATTGCCGAACCAATGATCTTAAAATAATTCAACGAATTAAAAAGCGCAACGTTCGAAATAATAATAAAATTTCTGAAGCCAACTCAACTATTTTAGAACATCAAAAAAAATTAGTAGAGCCTTTATTAAATTCTGAACAACAATATACCTTGATTATCGATGATAAATTATGCGCCTTTAAAAATGCTTTAGACAATATTTGTTCTCAAAATAATTAA
- the cfa gene encoding cyclopropane fatty acyl phospholipid synthase, whose translation MKLSYAKKLIQQLLNQAHIEINGKNPRDIQVHNEKLYLRLLKNPVLALGESYMEGWWDCDSLDEFFFYLLHTKLPENIKRNKYFLYYFVKEKLRMLMMSCFNLQAKSRAFEVGEHHYDKGNSLYQAMLDKDLTYSCAYWKKSKILDEAQQAKLALVCEKLKLKSGMKILDIGCGWGSFARYAAENYGVSVLGLTVSKEQYHYAKKICQGWPVEILFKDYRDINGVFDRICSIGMFEHVGPKNHKAYMKIAHRCLKNSGLFLLHTIGSNTSKYYPNPWIHKYIFPNGILPSIRQIGKASEGLFIMEDWHNFGAYYDRTLMAWFENFNKSWIFLKKDYDYASFYRMWKYYLLACAGAFRARDLQLWQIVFSKGGLINGYESIR comes from the coding sequence ATGAAATTATCTTATGCTAAAAAATTAATCCAGCAGTTGTTAAATCAAGCACACATTGAGATTAATGGAAAAAATCCTAGAGACATTCAGGTCCATAATGAAAAGCTTTATTTAAGATTGTTAAAAAATCCTGTTTTAGCTTTAGGTGAATCGTATATGGAAGGATGGTGGGATTGTGATAGTCTTGATGAATTCTTTTTTTATTTATTACATACAAAATTACCTGAAAATATAAAAAGAAATAAATATTTTTTGTATTATTTTGTTAAAGAAAAGCTTCGTATGCTTATGATGAGTTGCTTTAATTTACAAGCAAAATCTCGTGCATTTGAAGTAGGTGAACACCATTATGATAAAGGAAATTCATTATATCAAGCAATGTTAGATAAAGATCTGACATATAGTTGTGCTTATTGGAAAAAAAGTAAGATTTTGGATGAAGCACAGCAAGCCAAATTAGCATTAGTTTGTGAAAAATTAAAACTAAAATCAGGTATGAAGATACTAGATATCGGATGTGGTTGGGGAAGTTTTGCTCGGTATGCAGCAGAAAATTATGGAGTTTCAGTGCTGGGATTGACAGTATCTAAGGAACAATATCATTATGCTAAAAAGATTTGTCAAGGCTGGCCTGTAGAAATTCTCTTTAAAGATTATAGAGATATTAATGGAGTATTTGATCGTATTTGTTCAATAGGTATGTTTGAGCATGTAGGGCCAAAAAATCATAAAGCCTATATGAAAATCGCACATCGTTGTCTAAAAAATTCCGGACTATTTTTATTACATACGATAGGAAGTAATACATCAAAATACTATCCCAATCCATGGATACATAAATATATATTTCCGAATGGAATTTTACCTTCTATTCGTCAAATTGGAAAAGCAAGCGAAGGTCTTTTTATTATGGAAGATTGGCATAATTTTGGGGCTTATTATGATAGAACACTAATGGCTTGGTTCGAAAATTTTAATAAATCCTGGATTTTTTTAAAAAAAGATTATGATTATGCTTCTTTTTATCGAATGTGGAAATATTACTTATTAGCATGTGCCGGTGCATTTAGAGCACGTGATCTTCAATTATGGCAAATTGTTTTTTCTAAAGGTGGATTAATTAATGGGTATGAGTCAATCCGTTAA
- a CDS encoding RNA pyrophosphohydrolase, whose translation MKQCKPNLCGEYCVIDEEGFRIGVGIIVANSAGQVLWARRIGQHAWQFPQGGLQVNETPEQALFRELYEELGLEDTDVELLGGTKNWLYYWLPHHLRRSHMQPLCIGQKQKWFLLCLRGKPEKIRFDVTRSPEFDRWRWAPYWYPIRQVITFKRHVYRRALEELATLLPSEIMQQRRVSKLCSNLTLIEKVE comes from the coding sequence ATGAAACAATGTAAGCCTAATTTATGTGGAGAGTATTGTGTGATTGACGAGGAAGGTTTTCGTATAGGAGTTGGTATTATTGTTGCTAATTCTGCTGGGCAAGTCCTTTGGGCTAGACGCATTGGTCAACATGCTTGGCAATTCCCTCAAGGCGGTCTTCAAGTTAATGAAACACCTGAGCAGGCTCTATTTAGAGAGCTTTATGAAGAATTAGGATTAGAAGATACAGATGTTGAGTTGCTAGGTGGAACAAAAAATTGGTTATATTATTGGTTGCCCCATCATTTACGACGTTCGCATATGCAACCATTATGCATTGGACAAAAGCAAAAATGGTTTTTGCTTTGTTTAAGGGGAAAGCCGGAAAAAATTCGTTTTGATGTTACTCGTTCGCCTGAGTTTGATCGTTGGCGTTGGGCCCCATATTGGTATCCTATCAGGCAAGTTATCACATTTAAAAGACATGTTTATCGGCGTGCGTTAGAAGAATTAGCAACATTACTTCCCTCTGAAATTATGCAACAAAGACGGGTTAGTAAATTATGCAGCAACTTAACGTTGATAGAAAAAGTCGAATAA
- the ptsP gene encoding phosphoenolpyruvate--protein phosphotransferase: MLKILRRIVQEISAAQSFKEALRTLVRRIREALNTQSCTVFLLDSEKNYVLLATDGLNPKCVGKVRFGFDQGLVGLVGSNGELINIENAPEHPDFLYIADIGEERYKAFLGVPIIHNRALLGVLVVQQEEQRCFDEAEEAFLVTMAAQLGGVLAHAEATGEIFSLFKENKKQLQQDISFQGIASAPGIAIGQVVVAYPFADLEAVPYKRADDLLIEITQLKKAFKAARDDIHRLKKHMMSVLPEEEQALFDVYLAILNKANLEKEVITAIKTSHQWAQAALQSVISTHVQQFEKVDDDYLRERAADLRDLGRRILMHLQNNQFTPPLYPENTILIGEEVSPSALAEVPEGRLAGIVSVKGSSHSHLSILARSLGIPAVTGVENLPVNQLEAQTLIVDGSQGRIIVAPSGRVKQNFTTLIQQQSEFTNSLEALRELPAQTLDGYSIALWVNTGLMADASLSLTAGAEGIGLYRTEVPFLIRDCFPAEDEQYGLYRQLLAAFSPRPVVMRTLDIGGDKALPYFPIKEDNPFLGWRGIRVTLDHPEIFLIQIRAMLRANLEFNNLRIMLPMVSCVAEADHALRLIDQAYEKVVSEDKHACMPPIGIMIEVPSAIYQARALAERVEFLSVGSNDLTQYMLAVDRNNPRVANLYDPFQPAVLKALVQIVEAAHQAKKPISICGEMASDPLAIPLLLAMGFDALSMNSFSIPRIKSVIRQISFHQARDTLIRILGMDNATDIRKYLNEELSRFNLEHLIPIAG; encoded by the coding sequence ATGTTGAAGATACTTCGTCGTATTGTTCAAGAAATCAGTGCAGCGCAAAGTTTTAAAGAAGCTTTACGAACATTAGTAAGACGGATCCGTGAAGCTTTGAATACTCAATCCTGCACTGTTTTTCTTCTGGATAGCGAAAAAAATTATGTTTTACTTGCAACTGATGGTCTAAATCCTAAGTGTGTTGGAAAAGTACGTTTTGGCTTCGATCAAGGTTTAGTTGGTTTAGTTGGAAGTAATGGTGAATTAATTAATATAGAAAATGCACCCGAACATCCGGATTTTTTATATATCGCTGATATAGGTGAAGAACGTTACAAAGCTTTTCTGGGCGTACCTATTATTCATAATCGCGCATTATTGGGTGTATTGGTAGTTCAACAAGAAGAGCAGCGTTGTTTTGATGAAGCAGAAGAAGCTTTTTTGGTCACCATGGCTGCTCAATTAGGTGGCGTATTAGCGCATGCAGAAGCGACAGGAGAAATATTTTCTTTATTTAAGGAAAATAAAAAACAATTACAACAAGATATCAGTTTTCAAGGAATTGCTAGCGCACCAGGTATCGCCATCGGGCAAGTTGTTGTCGCTTATCCTTTTGCTGATTTAGAAGCAGTTCCCTATAAAAGAGCAGATGATTTATTAATAGAAATAACTCAATTGAAGAAAGCTTTTAAAGCAGCACGTGATGATATTCATCGTTTAAAAAAACATATGATGTCTGTGTTGCCAGAAGAAGAGCAAGCATTATTCGATGTATATTTAGCGATTTTAAATAAAGCCAATTTGGAGAAAGAAGTTATAACAGCCATTAAAACTTCTCATCAATGGGCTCAGGCAGCATTGCAATCGGTTATTAGCACGCACGTGCAACAATTTGAGAAAGTTGATGACGATTATTTGAGAGAAAGAGCGGCGGATTTAAGAGATTTAGGTCGCCGAATCTTAATGCATTTACAAAACAACCAATTTACTCCCCCTTTATATCCAGAAAATACTATTTTAATTGGTGAGGAAGTCAGTCCTTCTGCTTTAGCGGAGGTACCTGAGGGGCGATTAGCAGGGATAGTTTCTGTAAAAGGTTCTAGTCATTCTCACTTATCTATTTTGGCACGCTCTTTAGGGATTCCTGCTGTCACTGGAGTGGAAAATCTACCAGTAAACCAGCTCGAAGCGCAAACTTTAATCGTAGATGGTTCTCAAGGCCGTATTATAGTTGCCCCCTCTGGAAGGGTTAAACAGAATTTTACTACACTGATACAGCAACAAAGTGAATTTACGAATAGTCTAGAAGCATTGCGAGAATTGCCTGCGCAAACTTTAGATGGCTATAGCATTGCCCTTTGGGTAAATACTGGGTTGATGGCGGATGCGAGCCTTTCTTTAACGGCAGGTGCGGAAGGTATAGGGCTCTATCGTACCGAAGTACCTTTTCTAATTCGAGATTGTTTTCCTGCAGAAGATGAACAATATGGCTTATATCGACAATTATTGGCAGCATTTTCGCCGCGACCTGTCGTAATGCGTACGTTAGATATTGGGGGAGATAAGGCATTACCTTATTTTCCTATCAAAGAAGATAACCCATTTTTAGGCTGGCGTGGAATTCGTGTAACCCTGGATCATCCAGAAATATTTTTAATACAAATACGTGCAATGTTAAGAGCTAATTTGGAATTTAATAATTTACGTATTATGTTACCTATGGTTAGCTGCGTTGCTGAGGCTGATCATGCTTTACGTTTGATCGATCAAGCTTATGAAAAAGTAGTGAGTGAAGACAAGCATGCATGTATGCCTCCAATTGGGATAATGATTGAGGTACCTTCTGCAATTTATCAAGCTCGCGCATTAGCTGAACGAGTTGAGTTTTTATCAGTAGGAAGCAACGACCTCACACAATATATGTTAGCCGTAGACCGTAATAATCCACGCGTAGCCAACTTATATGATCCCTTTCAGCCAGCTGTTCTAAAAGCATTAGTTCAAATTGTAGAGGCCGCTCATCAAGCAAAAAAACCGATTAGCATTTGTGGAGAAATGGCCAGTGATCCTTTAGCTATACCTTTACTTTTAGCGATGGGGTTTGATGCATTGAGCATGAACTCTTTTTCTATTCCTCGTATAAAATCCGTGATTCGGCAAATCAGTTTTCATCAAGCCAGAGATACATTAATACGAATTTTGGGAATGGATAATGCAACTGATATAAGAAAATATTTAAATGAAGAGTTGTCGAGATTTAATTTGGAACATTTAATACCTATAGCTGGATAG
- a CDS encoding FAD-binding oxidoreductase → MSWCRKCQSSFNGYPIEPPESVARPESYAELKPGQLISIARGSGGSYGDAALNAQGEIVLTNRLDRFLEFDVRKGILSVESGISLAKILALIVKQGWFLPVMPGTAEVSLGGCIATDIHGKNHCYAGSLGQHVLSLQLITATGAKINCSPKIIPELFWATIGGMGLTGIIGVVTLQLKRIETAYMKVQHQVTNNLKQILESLSQNDEYEYSVAWLDSLNTSFFHGAIMKAKHADLLEFPIDLQTQVFSTPKYSSLYCPYFLPYSILQPLWVKLFNKGYYCHLAKNDQAFLLPYHDYFFPLDRIRNWPRLYGKKGFIQYQCAIPEKFAYSAIKDILETLHKHKHPIYLVVLKRFGLENLAPLSFPLPGFTLALDIPIRSEKLFGCLDILDLIVISAGGRIYLAKDARLKSKTFREMYKRYPEWLVVKQHWDPHNRFSSSLSRRLNIGN, encoded by the coding sequence ATGAGTTGGTGTAGAAAATGTCAATCTAGCTTTAATGGCTATCCTATAGAGCCTCCAGAGTCTGTGGCGCGTCCTGAAAGTTATGCAGAACTCAAACCTGGTCAATTAATTTCTATAGCACGCGGTTCAGGAGGTAGTTATGGTGATGCTGCTTTAAACGCACAGGGAGAGATCGTTTTAACAAACCGTCTTGATCGTTTTCTCGAGTTTGATGTGCGTAAGGGTATATTGTCAGTTGAATCAGGTATTAGTTTAGCGAAGATTTTGGCCCTTATTGTTAAGCAAGGGTGGTTTTTACCTGTAATGCCTGGAACAGCAGAAGTTTCCTTAGGTGGATGCATTGCTACGGATATACATGGAAAAAATCATTGCTATGCTGGTTCCTTAGGGCAACATGTACTTAGTTTACAACTTATTACCGCTACTGGAGCAAAAATAAATTGTTCCCCTAAAATTATCCCAGAATTATTTTGGGCCACAATAGGTGGTATGGGTTTAACAGGTATTATTGGAGTAGTAACTTTACAGTTAAAGCGAATTGAAACAGCTTACATGAAGGTGCAACATCAAGTTACAAATAACTTAAAGCAAATATTGGAGAGCTTAAGTCAAAATGATGAGTATGAATATAGTGTAGCTTGGTTAGATTCTTTAAATACATCATTTTTCCATGGTGCTATTATGAAGGCTAAACATGCAGATTTGTTGGAATTTCCTATTGACCTACAAACTCAAGTTTTTTCAACGCCAAAATATTCTTCGTTATACTGTCCCTACTTTCTACCGTATTCTATTTTACAACCCCTATGGGTCAAACTATTTAACAAAGGGTATTACTGCCATTTAGCCAAGAATGATCAAGCTTTTTTGCTCCCTTACCATGATTATTTTTTTCCGCTGGATCGTATAAGAAATTGGCCGCGGTTGTACGGTAAAAAAGGTTTTATTCAATATCAGTGTGCAATACCAGAAAAATTTGCTTATTCTGCTATTAAAGATATTTTAGAGACTTTGCATAAACATAAGCATCCTATTTATCTAGTTGTGTTGAAACGTTTTGGGCTAGAAAATTTAGCACCATTGTCATTTCCATTACCAGGATTTACCTTAGCACTCGATATTCCTATTCGCAGCGAAAAATTATTTGGTTGTTTAGATATTTTGGATTTAATAGTTATTTCTGCTGGAGGGAGGATCTATTTAGCAAAAGATGCACGTTTAAAGTCAAAGACTTTTCGAGAAATGTATAAACGATACCCGGAATGGTTGGTAGTTAAACAACATTGGGATCCTCACAATAGATTTAGTTCAAGTTTATCAAGGCGTTTAAATATTGGTAACTAA